The proteins below are encoded in one region of Gopherus flavomarginatus isolate rGopFla2 chromosome 12, rGopFla2.mat.asm, whole genome shotgun sequence:
- the MXRA7 gene encoding matrix-remodeling-associated protein 7 isoform X3, with the protein MDVAVDLYLAVPLLFTVLAVILASVFVKLRATEGDKAAETAKGAGSQGKEATEQGEERKEGEGEGKEGDALKEEGIPKGEKDEEGAKDEGSKIPVEEIEAEEGKAKRAGENEEQQPKEEAVAAAARTAKADKQSQPQEMSIPRQAAEAVEEEEEEEEDDDDDESKEEDQDWEKERLVVNEPDLNDAAGEKISFKYSPGKLRGNQYKTMMTKEELEEEQRTEDYMKLSLASS; encoded by the exons ATGGATGTGGCCGTGGATCTGTACCTGGCGGTGCCGCTGCTGTTCACAGTCCTGGCCGTGATCCTGGCTTCGGTCTTTGTGAAGCTGAGAGCGACTGAAGGGGACAAAGCTGCCGAGACAGCCAAGGGGGCAGGGTCACAGGGCAAGGAGGCAACCGAGcagggggaggaaaggaaggagggcgagggggaagggaaggagggagacgCGCTGAAGGAGGAGGGGATCCCCAAGGGGGAGAAGGACGAGGAAGGAGCGAAGGACGAGGGGAGCAAGATTCCGGTGGAGGAGATTGAGGCTGAAGAGGGGAAGGCGAAGAGAGCTGGGGAGAATGAAGAGCAGCAGCCCAAGGAGGAGGCGGTGGCAGCGGCAGCCAGGACTGCAAAAGCAGACAAGCAGAGTCAGCCTCAGGAGATGAGCATCCCCCGCCAGGCTGCTGAGGCggtggaggaagaagaagaggaggaggaggacgacgatGACGACGAGAGCAAG GAGGAAGATCAAGACTGGGAAAAAGAGAGACTGGTGGTGAATGAACCAGATCTGAATGATG cagcaggtgagaaGATCTCCTTTAAATACAGCCCCGGGAAGCTGAGGGGGAACCAGTATAAGACAATGATGACCAAAGAAGAACTCGAGGAGGAACAAAG